A window of the Oncorhynchus mykiss isolate Arlee chromosome 15, USDA_OmykA_1.1, whole genome shotgun sequence genome harbors these coding sequences:
- the LOC110489593 gene encoding hepatocyte nuclear factor 4-gamma isoform X3: protein MHIADGPRESMPAEPGLSQADVVNGNCAICGDKATGKHYGASSCDGCKGFFRRSIRKNHIYSCRFNRQCVVDKDKRNQCRFCRLHQCFRAGMKKEAVQNERDRISSRRSIQDNQDLLPITVLAQAESLSQHINVSSPRGAVDVSEQKSAGVGDVCDSMRQQLLVLVEWAKYIPAFGELPLDDQVSLLRAHAGEHLLLGVAKRSMPYKDFLLLGNGCVIHGSSAEPEIGRVANRVLGELVLPFQDIQIDDNEYAALKALVFFDPDAKSLRDPSKIKAMRLQVQMSLEDYINDRQYDSRGRFGELLLLLPTLQSITWQMIEQLQFVKLCGLAKIDNLLQEMLLGGGCLASESAHLHQPGHTQLAQDPLTGHTLVISAMPATHTSQIASPDTPIPSPPQGP from the exons ATGCACATCGCTGACGGACCAAGAGAAAG TATGCCAGCGGAGCCGGGCCTGTCCCAGGCAGATGTAGTGAACGGTAACTGTGCTATCTGTGGAGACAAAGCTACAgggaaacactatggagcctccAGCTGTGACGGATGTAAAGGTTTCTTCAGACGTTCCATACGCAAGAACCACATCTACTCCtgcag GTTTAACCGTCAGTGTGTGGTGGACAAGGACAAGAGGAACCAGTGTCGGTTCTGCAGGCTCCACCAGTGTTTCAGAGCTGGCATGAAGAAAGAAG cgGTTCAGAATGAAAGAGATCGTATCAGCTCCAGAAGAAGCATTCAGGACAATCAGGATCTCCTACCTATCACTGTTCTTGCCCAGGCGGAGTCCCTGTCTCAACat atCAATGTATCCAGTCCCAGGGGTGCAGTAGATGTGTCAGAACAGAAGTCAGCTGGTGTGGGGGATGTCTGTGACTCCATGAGACAACAGCTGCTTGTGTTGGTGGAATGGGCCAAGTACATTCCTGCCTTCGGAGAGCTGCCCCTGGACGACCAG gtgAGTCTGCTCAGAGCTCATGCAGGGGAACACCTTCTACTTGGGGTCGCCAAGAGGTCAATGCCTTATAAGGACTTCCTGCTTCTTG gtaATGGGTGTGTGATCCATGGCAGCAGTGCGGAGCCAGAGATCGGCCGCGTAGCTAACCGTGTTCTAGGTGAGCTGGTCCTGCCCTTCCAGGACATCCAGATAGACGACAATGAGTATGCTGCTCTCAAGGCACTCGTCTTCTTTGACCCTG ATGCCAAGTCTCTGCGTGATCCGTCTAAGATCAAGGCGATGCGTCTGCAGGTCCAGATGAGTCTAGAGGACTATATTAACGACCGTCAGTATGACTCCAGAGGGAGGTTCGGagagctgctgctactgctgcctACTCTACAGTCCATCACCTGGCAGATGATAGAACAACTGCAGTTTGTTAAACTCTGTGGCCTGGCCAAGATAGACAACCTACTGCAGGAGATGCTGCTGGGAGGTGGCT GTCTGGCATCAGAGTCCGCCCACCTGCACCAACCAGGCCACACCCAGTTAGCCCAGGACCCTTtgactggacacacactggtcaTCAGCGCCATGCCTGCTACACACACTTCGCAGATAg CGTCTCCAGACACTCCTATCCCATCTCCTCCTCAGGGTCCATAG
- the LOC110489593 gene encoding hepatocyte nuclear factor 4-gamma isoform X1 has product MDVANYSEGLDPTYSSLGFEHADILYGRRDSMPAEPGLSQADVVNGNCAICGDKATGKHYGASSCDGCKGFFRRSIRKNHIYSCRFNRQCVVDKDKRNQCRFCRLHQCFRAGMKKEAVQNERDRISSRRSIQDNQDLLPITVLAQAESLSQHINVSSPRGAVDVSEQKSAGVGDVCDSMRQQLLVLVEWAKYIPAFGELPLDDQVSLLRAHAGEHLLLGVAKRSMPYKDFLLLGNGCVIHGSSAEPEIGRVANRVLGELVLPFQDIQIDDNEYAALKALVFFDPDAKSLRDPSKIKAMRLQVQMSLEDYINDRQYDSRGRFGELLLLLPTLQSITWQMIEQLQFVKLCGLAKIDNLLQEMLLGGGCLASESAHLHQPGHTQLAQDPLTGHTLVISAMPATHTSQIASPDTPIPSPPQGP; this is encoded by the exons ATGGATGTAGCCAACTACAGTGAGGGACTGGACCCAACGTACAGCAGCCTGGGCTTCGAACACGCTGACATCCTCTATGGTAGGAGAG ACAGTATGCCAGCGGAGCCGGGCCTGTCCCAGGCAGATGTAGTGAACGGTAACTGTGCTATCTGTGGAGACAAAGCTACAgggaaacactatggagcctccAGCTGTGACGGATGTAAAGGTTTCTTCAGACGTTCCATACGCAAGAACCACATCTACTCCtgcag GTTTAACCGTCAGTGTGTGGTGGACAAGGACAAGAGGAACCAGTGTCGGTTCTGCAGGCTCCACCAGTGTTTCAGAGCTGGCATGAAGAAAGAAG cgGTTCAGAATGAAAGAGATCGTATCAGCTCCAGAAGAAGCATTCAGGACAATCAGGATCTCCTACCTATCACTGTTCTTGCCCAGGCGGAGTCCCTGTCTCAACat atCAATGTATCCAGTCCCAGGGGTGCAGTAGATGTGTCAGAACAGAAGTCAGCTGGTGTGGGGGATGTCTGTGACTCCATGAGACAACAGCTGCTTGTGTTGGTGGAATGGGCCAAGTACATTCCTGCCTTCGGAGAGCTGCCCCTGGACGACCAG gtgAGTCTGCTCAGAGCTCATGCAGGGGAACACCTTCTACTTGGGGTCGCCAAGAGGTCAATGCCTTATAAGGACTTCCTGCTTCTTG gtaATGGGTGTGTGATCCATGGCAGCAGTGCGGAGCCAGAGATCGGCCGCGTAGCTAACCGTGTTCTAGGTGAGCTGGTCCTGCCCTTCCAGGACATCCAGATAGACGACAATGAGTATGCTGCTCTCAAGGCACTCGTCTTCTTTGACCCTG ATGCCAAGTCTCTGCGTGATCCGTCTAAGATCAAGGCGATGCGTCTGCAGGTCCAGATGAGTCTAGAGGACTATATTAACGACCGTCAGTATGACTCCAGAGGGAGGTTCGGagagctgctgctactgctgcctACTCTACAGTCCATCACCTGGCAGATGATAGAACAACTGCAGTTTGTTAAACTCTGTGGCCTGGCCAAGATAGACAACCTACTGCAGGAGATGCTGCTGGGAGGTGGCT GTCTGGCATCAGAGTCCGCCCACCTGCACCAACCAGGCCACACCCAGTTAGCCCAGGACCCTTtgactggacacacactggtcaTCAGCGCCATGCCTGCTACACACACTTCGCAGATAg CGTCTCCAGACACTCCTATCCCATCTCCTCCTCAGGGTCCATAG
- the LOC110489593 gene encoding hepatocyte nuclear factor 4-gamma isoform X4 produces MPAEPGLSQADVVNGNCAICGDKATGKHYGASSCDGCKGFFRRSIRKNHIYSCRFNRQCVVDKDKRNQCRFCRLHQCFRAGMKKEAVQNERDRISSRRSIQDNQDLLPITVLAQAESLSQHINVSSPRGAVDVSEQKSAGVGDVCDSMRQQLLVLVEWAKYIPAFGELPLDDQVSLLRAHAGEHLLLGVAKRSMPYKDFLLLGNGCVIHGSSAEPEIGRVANRVLGELVLPFQDIQIDDNEYAALKALVFFDPDAKSLRDPSKIKAMRLQVQMSLEDYINDRQYDSRGRFGELLLLLPTLQSITWQMIEQLQFVKLCGLAKIDNLLQEMLLGGGCLASESAHLHQPGHTQLAQDPLTGHTLVISAMPATHTSQIASPDTPIPSPPQGP; encoded by the exons ATGCCAGCGGAGCCGGGCCTGTCCCAGGCAGATGTAGTGAACGGTAACTGTGCTATCTGTGGAGACAAAGCTACAgggaaacactatggagcctccAGCTGTGACGGATGTAAAGGTTTCTTCAGACGTTCCATACGCAAGAACCACATCTACTCCtgcag GTTTAACCGTCAGTGTGTGGTGGACAAGGACAAGAGGAACCAGTGTCGGTTCTGCAGGCTCCACCAGTGTTTCAGAGCTGGCATGAAGAAAGAAG cgGTTCAGAATGAAAGAGATCGTATCAGCTCCAGAAGAAGCATTCAGGACAATCAGGATCTCCTACCTATCACTGTTCTTGCCCAGGCGGAGTCCCTGTCTCAACat atCAATGTATCCAGTCCCAGGGGTGCAGTAGATGTGTCAGAACAGAAGTCAGCTGGTGTGGGGGATGTCTGTGACTCCATGAGACAACAGCTGCTTGTGTTGGTGGAATGGGCCAAGTACATTCCTGCCTTCGGAGAGCTGCCCCTGGACGACCAG gtgAGTCTGCTCAGAGCTCATGCAGGGGAACACCTTCTACTTGGGGTCGCCAAGAGGTCAATGCCTTATAAGGACTTCCTGCTTCTTG gtaATGGGTGTGTGATCCATGGCAGCAGTGCGGAGCCAGAGATCGGCCGCGTAGCTAACCGTGTTCTAGGTGAGCTGGTCCTGCCCTTCCAGGACATCCAGATAGACGACAATGAGTATGCTGCTCTCAAGGCACTCGTCTTCTTTGACCCTG ATGCCAAGTCTCTGCGTGATCCGTCTAAGATCAAGGCGATGCGTCTGCAGGTCCAGATGAGTCTAGAGGACTATATTAACGACCGTCAGTATGACTCCAGAGGGAGGTTCGGagagctgctgctactgctgcctACTCTACAGTCCATCACCTGGCAGATGATAGAACAACTGCAGTTTGTTAAACTCTGTGGCCTGGCCAAGATAGACAACCTACTGCAGGAGATGCTGCTGGGAGGTGGCT GTCTGGCATCAGAGTCCGCCCACCTGCACCAACCAGGCCACACCCAGTTAGCCCAGGACCCTTtgactggacacacactggtcaTCAGCGCCATGCCTGCTACACACACTTCGCAGATAg CGTCTCCAGACACTCCTATCCCATCTCCTCCTCAGGGTCCATAG
- the LOC110489593 gene encoding hepatocyte nuclear factor 4-gamma isoform X2 — translation MDVANYSEGLDPTYSSLGFEHADILYGRRDSMPAEPGLSQADVVNGNCAICGDKATGKHYGASSCDGCKGFFRRSIRKNHIYSCRFNRQCVVDKDKRNQCRFCRLHQCFRAGMKKEAVQNERDRISSRRSIQDNQDLLPITVLAQAESLSQHINVSSPRGAVDVSEQKSAGVGDVCDSMRQQLLVLVEWAKYIPAFGELPLDDQVSLLRAHAGEHLLLGVAKRSMPYKDFLLLGNGCVIHGSSAEPEIGRVANRVLGELVLPFQDIQIDDNEYAALKALVFFDPDAKSLRDPSKIKAMRLQVQMSLEDYINDRQYDSRGRFGELLLLLPTLQSITWQMIEQLQFVKLCGLAKIDNLLQEMLLGGLASESAHLHQPGHTQLAQDPLTGHTLVISAMPATHTSQIASPDTPIPSPPQGP, via the exons ATGGATGTAGCCAACTACAGTGAGGGACTGGACCCAACGTACAGCAGCCTGGGCTTCGAACACGCTGACATCCTCTATGGTAGGAGAG ACAGTATGCCAGCGGAGCCGGGCCTGTCCCAGGCAGATGTAGTGAACGGTAACTGTGCTATCTGTGGAGACAAAGCTACAgggaaacactatggagcctccAGCTGTGACGGATGTAAAGGTTTCTTCAGACGTTCCATACGCAAGAACCACATCTACTCCtgcag GTTTAACCGTCAGTGTGTGGTGGACAAGGACAAGAGGAACCAGTGTCGGTTCTGCAGGCTCCACCAGTGTTTCAGAGCTGGCATGAAGAAAGAAG cgGTTCAGAATGAAAGAGATCGTATCAGCTCCAGAAGAAGCATTCAGGACAATCAGGATCTCCTACCTATCACTGTTCTTGCCCAGGCGGAGTCCCTGTCTCAACat atCAATGTATCCAGTCCCAGGGGTGCAGTAGATGTGTCAGAACAGAAGTCAGCTGGTGTGGGGGATGTCTGTGACTCCATGAGACAACAGCTGCTTGTGTTGGTGGAATGGGCCAAGTACATTCCTGCCTTCGGAGAGCTGCCCCTGGACGACCAG gtgAGTCTGCTCAGAGCTCATGCAGGGGAACACCTTCTACTTGGGGTCGCCAAGAGGTCAATGCCTTATAAGGACTTCCTGCTTCTTG gtaATGGGTGTGTGATCCATGGCAGCAGTGCGGAGCCAGAGATCGGCCGCGTAGCTAACCGTGTTCTAGGTGAGCTGGTCCTGCCCTTCCAGGACATCCAGATAGACGACAATGAGTATGCTGCTCTCAAGGCACTCGTCTTCTTTGACCCTG ATGCCAAGTCTCTGCGTGATCCGTCTAAGATCAAGGCGATGCGTCTGCAGGTCCAGATGAGTCTAGAGGACTATATTAACGACCGTCAGTATGACTCCAGAGGGAGGTTCGGagagctgctgctactgctgcctACTCTACAGTCCATCACCTGGCAGATGATAGAACAACTGCAGTTTGTTAAACTCTGTGGCCTGGCCAAGATAGACAACCTACTGCAGGAGATGCTGCTGGGAG GTCTGGCATCAGAGTCCGCCCACCTGCACCAACCAGGCCACACCCAGTTAGCCCAGGACCCTTtgactggacacacactggtcaTCAGCGCCATGCCTGCTACACACACTTCGCAGATAg CGTCTCCAGACACTCCTATCCCATCTCCTCCTCAGGGTCCATAG